The proteins below are encoded in one region of Paenibacillus albus:
- a CDS encoding ABC transporter ATP-binding protein: MSLIRMEHISKYFRMGGETIKALDDINLVISQGEFVAIIGPSGSGKSTLMNVLGCLDAADTGVYAIEEQVVSKLRSNQLAELRNKKIGFIFQQFNLLPRLSAYENVELPLIYRGVGKKTRHKLVLEMLEMVDLLERKDHKPTELSGGQQQRVAIARALVGDPPIVLADEPTGALDTQTGIEVLNLMNKMNALGRTIILITHDPSIAACAKRIIKVQDGQISSDSAELA; the protein is encoded by the coding sequence ATGAGCTTGATCCGCATGGAACATATCAGCAAATACTTCCGAATGGGCGGCGAAACAATCAAAGCGCTGGACGACATTAACCTCGTCATCTCGCAGGGCGAATTCGTGGCCATTATCGGCCCGTCAGGGTCGGGCAAATCGACACTAATGAATGTGTTAGGGTGTCTGGATGCGGCTGATACAGGAGTCTATGCAATTGAAGAACAAGTGGTCTCTAAGCTGCGTTCGAACCAGCTCGCTGAATTGCGCAACAAGAAAATCGGCTTTATCTTTCAGCAATTCAACTTGCTGCCGCGGCTAAGCGCTTACGAGAACGTAGAGCTTCCGCTCATCTATCGAGGCGTAGGAAAAAAAACGAGACACAAGCTGGTGCTAGAAATGCTGGAGATGGTCGATCTTCTGGAGCGTAAGGATCATAAGCCGACCGAGCTGTCAGGTGGTCAACAGCAGCGCGTCGCGATCGCTCGTGCGCTTGTTGGCGATCCGCCGATCGTGCTTGCTGACGAACCGACAGGCGCATTGGACACGCAGACAGGCATCGAAGTTTTAAACTTGATGAACAAGATGAACGCGCTCGGCCGCACGATCATCCTGATTACGCACGATCCATCGATTGCCGCGTGCGCTAAGCGAATCATCAAAGTGCAGGACGGGCAAATTTCGAGCGACTCCGCGGAGCTGGCATAG
- a CDS encoding VOC family protein — MNRVILFDLGSQDPEGAAAFYSKVFDWKIGEPNWDYWPVTTGLNKLPGIDGGITRAPKDISQRVQVTIQVDAIEESISSAIENGAKLDLDIMDFGEFYLAYLFDPQGIRFGLIQHK, encoded by the coding sequence ATGAACCGCGTCATTTTGTTTGATTTGGGTTCACAAGATCCGGAAGGCGCAGCAGCATTTTATTCCAAAGTGTTTGATTGGAAGATCGGGGAGCCGAATTGGGATTACTGGCCTGTAACGACCGGATTGAACAAATTGCCGGGTATTGATGGCGGGATTACACGAGCCCCGAAGGACATTTCGCAACGCGTGCAAGTCACCATTCAAGTGGATGCCATCGAAGAGAGCATCTCAAGTGCAATCGAGAATGGCGCAAAACTGGATCTGGACATCATGGATTTCGGTGAATTTTATCTGGCCTACTTATTCGATCCGCAGGGCATTCGGTTTGGTCTGATTCAGCATAAATAA
- a CDS encoding AraC family transcriptional regulator translates to MTTEWDRSLPLHLTSMGHDNEQLPIHREHGFPSFHWLHTIRGCGDFTVGGSTFRLQENQGILMKPNVPHHYHAVTDKWEIWYMTFDGALASPITTSLKLPQAQPIGWEPDCPLARIHETAEEKCKYSFDLAGVNGSLEVYAFLTQLKQYGQISGQSSLSAGHERLTPIYLLIEEEYGNPLLGLDQLAATLAITPQHLNTLFRKSWGISPYQYLLQFRIQKSKELLLAKQKLTVREVALTVGFQDDSHFVHTFRRLSGMTPVQFRLQFSD, encoded by the coding sequence GTGACGACGGAATGGGACCGCAGCCTGCCCTTGCATCTGACCAGTATGGGCCATGACAATGAACAGCTCCCGATCCATAGAGAGCACGGGTTTCCTTCGTTTCATTGGCTGCACACGATTAGGGGATGCGGAGATTTTACGGTAGGGGGCAGTACGTTCCGTCTGCAAGAGAACCAGGGTATTCTCATGAAGCCTAACGTTCCCCATCATTATCATGCGGTGACCGACAAATGGGAGATCTGGTATATGACTTTTGACGGAGCGCTGGCAAGCCCGATTACGACCTCGCTAAAGCTTCCGCAGGCTCAGCCAATCGGATGGGAGCCGGATTGTCCGCTGGCGCGCATCCACGAAACAGCAGAAGAGAAGTGCAAATATAGCTTCGATCTCGCCGGTGTCAATGGTTCCCTTGAAGTCTACGCCTTTCTTACCCAACTAAAACAGTATGGACAGATTAGCGGTCAAAGCTCCTTGTCTGCAGGCCACGAAAGGCTGACTCCAATCTATCTGCTCATTGAGGAGGAGTATGGCAACCCCTTACTTGGTCTCGATCAGCTGGCCGCTACTCTAGCTATCACCCCTCAGCATCTCAATACGCTGTTTCGCAAAAGCTGGGGCATAAGTCCATATCAATACTTGCTGCAGTTCCGGATCCAGAAGTCGAAGGAGCTGCTGCTCGCCAAACAAAAGCTGACGGTGAGAGAAGTGGCGCTTACTGTGGGATTCCAGGATGATAGCCATTTTGTACATACGTTTCGCAGGCTGTCGGGGATGACTCCGGTGCAGTTTAGGCTGCAGTTCAGTGATTGA
- a CDS encoding Gfo/Idh/MocA family protein, with translation MTVKLGVIGTGGIANHHLKNLAKMDGVEMTAFFDVDSSRAEKAASEFAGAKAFTNLDNMLDDRKLDGVYVCVPPMAHGDAELKLVERAIPFLVEKPLGINNELPALIAEK, from the coding sequence ATGACCGTAAAGCTTGGTGTTATTGGTACCGGAGGAATCGCGAATCACCATTTGAAGAACCTTGCGAAGATGGACGGAGTCGAAATGACTGCATTCTTCGACGTTGACTCATCTCGAGCCGAGAAAGCGGCTTCCGAATTCGCTGGTGCGAAAGCGTTTACAAACCTCGACAACATGCTGGATGATCGCAAGCTGGACGGCGTGTACGTCTGTGTTCCTCCAATGGCTCACGGAGATGCGGAGCTGAAGCTCGTGGAACGCGCAATCCCCTTTCTCGTCGAGAAGCCGCTAGGCATCAACAATGAACTGCCCGCCCTCATCGCTGAGAAGTGA
- a CDS encoding Gfo/Idh/MocA family protein, whose protein sequence is MITSVGYHWRYEESAAQAKKLLEGAQQGMALGYWMGGMPMVPWWRVMNGSGGQFVEQTTHIVDLLRYLCGEVKEVYAAYALQIMDKQVPGTDVPDVGSVTMKLANGTIATISNTCAIPVGHHVGLDLYTNRGVLEIRGGTLRDITPEGTNTFSGSKNAYNTEDEAFVCALRTGDSSQILSNYEDALRTHAVTIAANESAVSGKPVTLNY, encoded by the coding sequence TTGATCACTTCCGTCGGGTACCACTGGAGATATGAAGAGTCTGCTGCTCAGGCGAAGAAGCTTCTCGAAGGCGCTCAGCAAGGCATGGCGCTCGGATACTGGATGGGCGGCATGCCAATGGTTCCATGGTGGAGAGTCATGAACGGCTCCGGCGGTCAATTCGTGGAGCAAACGACGCATATCGTTGACTTGCTCCGATACTTGTGCGGCGAAGTCAAAGAAGTCTATGCGGCTTACGCGCTTCAGATTATGGATAAGCAAGTTCCAGGCACCGACGTTCCAGATGTAGGTTCAGTAACGATGAAGCTGGCGAATGGTACGATTGCGACGATTTCCAATACATGCGCAATTCCTGTCGGTCACCATGTCGGACTTGACCTCTATACGAACCGCGGCGTGCTTGAGATCAGAGGCGGAACGCTTCGCGATATCACTCCTGAAGGCACCAACACGTTCAGCGGCAGCAAGAACGCTTACAACACCGAAGACGAAGCATTTGTTTGTGCCTTGCGTACCGGCGACTCTTCCCAGATCCTTTCGAATTACGAAGATGCGCTACGTACGCACGCGGTTACGATTGCCGCGAATGAGTCTGCTGTATCGGGCAAGCCAGTCACTTTAAACTACTAG
- a CDS encoding TIM barrel protein, with translation MKFSLCIGAYSGKDEIYHLEKIKEHGLHGLEYYAWWDLPDIRRMAKEQERIGVGINATCTKFISLVNESLRDAYIEGVRQSIEACKILNVRSMITQTGNVLDGIPRYIQRANMIETLKRCAPLLEEAGVVLEIEPLNGIVDHAGHFSQRSDESVYIVDQVGSRNVKLVFDVYHQQITEGNVTRNAVNYIDRINHFHIADNPGRKQPGTGELNYVHILKSIKGTGFDGFVGLECGYTVDTDIAIEQFKRDIVTPALG, from the coding sequence ATGAAATTTTCACTCTGTATCGGCGCTTACTCTGGCAAAGACGAGATCTATCATCTCGAGAAAATCAAAGAACACGGCCTTCATGGTCTTGAGTATTATGCATGGTGGGATCTGCCCGACATCCGTCGCATGGCGAAGGAGCAGGAGCGTATTGGCGTCGGCATCAACGCAACCTGCACGAAGTTCATCAGCCTTGTGAACGAATCGCTTCGCGATGCTTACATCGAAGGCGTACGCCAATCGATCGAAGCTTGCAAGATCCTTAACGTTCGTTCAATGATTACGCAAACGGGTAACGTTCTCGACGGTATTCCGCGTTACATACAACGTGCCAACATGATCGAGACGCTGAAGCGCTGTGCGCCTCTGCTTGAAGAAGCTGGCGTCGTTCTCGAGATAGAGCCGCTGAACGGTATTGTGGACCATGCCGGACATTTCTCCCAACGTTCGGACGAATCCGTTTACATCGTTGACCAAGTCGGAAGTCGGAACGTGAAGCTCGTATTCGATGTGTACCATCAGCAGATAACCGAAGGCAATGTCACTCGTAATGCTGTGAATTACATCGATCGGATCAACCACTTCCATATCGCGGATAACCCGGGCCGCAAGCAGCCAGGTACTGGCGAGCTCAACTATGTCCATATCCTTAAATCGATTAAAGGAACCGGATTCGACGGCTTCGTCGGTCTAGAATGCGGTTATACCGTTGATACGGACATTGCGATCGAACAATTCAAGCGCGACATCGTAACGCCTGCATTAGGTTAA
- a CDS encoding Ig-like domain-containing protein — protein sequence MKRMRKLLIALLLLTLAIPAFPVGAESLSTQDKFDVLKGEGIFTGLGDGSAGLYQSMTREQFAAVLYRLWGLSETNPAIPSFNDVLKTRWSYQEVEAVNNAGLMTGTGVRKFSPAANVTVEQLAAVLVRAYGYGNGSSSVTGSVSAWAKGSVSSALDHGFITYQSNYKLAATRGQLVDAAYAVYQQQNQQRLQVSSVQPLGNSVLLINLNKVVSSVDLSSFSLKDDQGTAIAIRTATLSSNGNSVIVTTGPQQGYLTYTLTVDGTSWRYTAIWDNNGSTGSTGDTTRPTITKVESLGDRTIRLTFSEQVSRSTAEDQDHYDIVSGDLSLYSFVLSDDRRTVTITTSTQEDGYRYRLSVSGVKDLVGNTMTSRSDLYFYGIYDQDGSRPTVVSVAGQNNSTVQVVFSEKVDASDARNVNNYSINNDLRVTRATLASDGKTVTLYTDEQDNGKEYKLTIRNIADLAGNVMNTRRDIVFKGTNDHNKPYVKSVSVLSNSTVEVQFSEQVNADQAKKASNYTINNNLKVTNVILDTGGDTVILTTSKQTDAVLYTLTVQGISDLAGNLMDKATGLYFGGFIDRTAPTVVGIQAAARQVVLTYSERLDASTANRVSNYKLSGNLGTVKSAVYDDAKKSVTLTTNAQTPGGVYSVTINQVKDLSGNAIATDTRIQFVGSDRETVGSVELQKFEVVNQNTVQATFSRALSDSEVASLDLTILKDNNRDVDSRDWSEYVTRKSGTNNVVVIQLKTKQSSNPSLFVAGHVYTGRISDLPGLVTKDGADQKVFPGTEKINDVPYASQVSALNSRAVKVTFSEPVRGVSASGFSVLRDDSSTIGIIGTSINDTNSIVTEVTLYLDDDVRSGKTYRLRFKDSIKDAAGWNAIRTQDGSDPYQVVFAGTATSNQAPVVSKVVSTDRYTFEIQFSEPVWLDNAGGFSLYAVSSGNKVDIQSSGNASFVQSSDRKAITVYLNADRLDPLSSNQRYRLEYNADRGRILDDQGVSLKDSDNSSAYLFTASSANNAIPSIAQVDAQGTAIKITFSEPIKGYKDETNFFNIVVDGNSITSTEGSLDGKTIILKVPSLTSGKIGTIAYTSRGADSIRDYNSLSPDEDAVFTFGVQ from the coding sequence ATGAAACGAATGCGGAAATTGCTAATCGCATTGCTGCTGCTGACGCTTGCGATTCCAGCTTTCCCTGTAGGTGCAGAGTCGCTTTCCACGCAAGACAAATTCGACGTGCTGAAGGGTGAAGGAATTTTCACCGGACTTGGGGACGGAAGCGCAGGGCTATACCAATCGATGACGCGCGAACAATTCGCCGCCGTGCTGTACCGGCTCTGGGGACTTTCAGAGACCAACCCGGCGATCCCGAGCTTCAACGATGTGTTGAAGACGAGATGGTCCTATCAAGAAGTCGAGGCTGTGAACAATGCGGGGCTTATGACGGGAACCGGCGTGCGCAAATTCTCTCCCGCGGCTAACGTAACGGTTGAGCAGCTGGCAGCCGTGCTGGTCCGGGCTTATGGCTACGGAAACGGCAGTTCATCGGTGACGGGGAGCGTATCTGCTTGGGCTAAGGGCTCGGTAAGCAGCGCCCTTGATCACGGCTTTATCACTTATCAGAGCAATTACAAATTAGCGGCTACTCGCGGTCAGCTCGTCGATGCTGCATATGCCGTTTATCAGCAGCAAAATCAACAAAGACTTCAGGTGAGCAGCGTTCAACCGCTAGGGAACAGCGTTCTACTCATCAATTTGAATAAAGTCGTCAGCTCGGTTGATCTGTCCAGCTTCTCGTTGAAGGACGATCAAGGCACGGCTATCGCGATCAGAACGGCAACATTGTCTTCGAATGGCAATTCCGTTATTGTCACAACGGGGCCGCAGCAAGGGTACCTCACGTACACGCTTACGGTGGATGGAACGAGCTGGCGTTATACTGCTATATGGGATAACAACGGCAGCACAGGCAGCACGGGCGACACTACTCGGCCTACCATCACTAAAGTCGAAAGCCTAGGAGACCGGACGATTCGGCTGACGTTCTCCGAGCAGGTTAGCCGTTCCACGGCAGAAGATCAGGACCATTACGACATTGTTTCAGGCGACCTCAGCCTCTATAGCTTTGTGTTATCCGACGATCGCCGGACAGTCACGATCACGACGAGCACGCAAGAGGACGGGTATCGTTACCGATTGTCCGTATCCGGCGTGAAGGATCTAGTGGGCAACACGATGACTTCCCGGAGCGACTTGTATTTCTACGGCATCTACGACCAAGATGGCTCGAGGCCGACCGTCGTATCCGTCGCTGGGCAGAACAATTCAACCGTTCAGGTCGTCTTCAGCGAGAAGGTCGACGCTAGCGATGCTCGCAACGTGAACAATTACAGCATTAATAACGATTTGCGTGTTACCCGCGCGACTCTCGCCAGTGACGGCAAAACCGTAACGCTTTACACGGATGAACAAGATAACGGAAAGGAATATAAGCTGACGATTCGCAATATCGCCGATTTGGCCGGCAACGTCATGAACACACGGCGCGATATTGTTTTCAAGGGTACGAATGATCACAATAAGCCCTATGTCAAATCTGTATCCGTGCTTAGCAATTCGACCGTCGAAGTGCAGTTTAGCGAGCAGGTCAACGCGGATCAGGCGAAGAAAGCATCGAATTACACGATCAATAACAATCTCAAAGTAACTAACGTTATTCTCGATACCGGCGGAGATACAGTCATTCTCACGACGTCGAAGCAGACGGACGCCGTGCTGTATACGTTGACGGTTCAAGGGATCTCCGACTTGGCGGGCAACTTGATGGATAAGGCGACAGGCCTGTATTTTGGCGGCTTCATTGACCGCACTGCTCCGACCGTAGTCGGTATTCAAGCGGCAGCGCGCCAAGTAGTCTTAACCTATAGCGAGCGACTGGACGCGAGTACGGCGAACCGAGTAAGCAACTACAAGCTGAGCGGTAATCTCGGAACGGTCAAGAGCGCGGTGTACGATGACGCGAAGAAGTCAGTCACGCTCACGACCAACGCGCAGACGCCGGGTGGCGTTTATTCCGTCACCATCAATCAAGTGAAGGACCTGAGCGGCAACGCGATTGCCACGGATACGCGCATTCAATTCGTCGGCAGCGACCGCGAGACGGTCGGCTCAGTCGAGCTTCAGAAGTTCGAAGTCGTCAATCAGAACACGGTTCAAGCAACTTTCAGCCGTGCGTTGTCCGACTCCGAGGTCGCTTCGCTCGACTTGACCATTCTGAAGGACAACAACCGGGATGTCGATTCGCGTGATTGGAGCGAGTACGTCACCCGCAAGTCCGGCACGAATAACGTGGTTGTGATTCAGCTGAAGACGAAGCAATCGAGCAATCCTTCACTTTTCGTAGCAGGGCATGTCTACACCGGACGAATTTCTGATTTGCCTGGTTTGGTCACGAAGGACGGGGCGGATCAGAAGGTATTCCCAGGTACAGAGAAAATAAACGATGTACCTTATGCGTCGCAGGTGTCGGCTTTGAACAGCAGAGCGGTTAAGGTAACGTTCAGCGAGCCCGTTCGGGGCGTCAGCGCGTCCGGCTTCTCTGTTCTGCGCGATGACAGCTCGACGATCGGCATCATCGGAACCAGCATTAACGACACGAACAGCATCGTTACCGAAGTTACTCTGTATCTTGACGACGACGTGAGGTCCGGCAAAACGTACCGGCTGCGCTTCAAAGACAGCATCAAGGATGCAGCGGGCTGGAACGCCATTCGCACGCAGGATGGCTCCGATCCTTATCAAGTTGTGTTCGCGGGTACGGCAACGTCCAATCAAGCGCCGGTTGTCTCGAAGGTCGTATCGACGGATCGCTACACATTCGAGATTCAATTCAGCGAGCCGGTATGGCTTGATAATGCAGGAGGCTTCTCGCTTTACGCCGTGTCCAGCGGCAACAAAGTCGACATTCAATCTAGCGGCAACGCGAGCTTCGTCCAGTCCTCCGACCGCAAGGCGATTACGGTATACTTAAACGCGGATCGGCTCGATCCTCTGAGTTCCAATCAGCGCTACCGCTTGGAGTACAATGCGGACCGCGGTCGGATCTTGGACGATCAAGGCGTATCGCTGAAGGACTCGGATAACAGCAGTGCCTATCTCTTTACCGCTTCAAGCGCGAATAATGCCATTCCTTCCATTGCACAAGTGGACGCGCAAGGAACGGCGATCAAGATTACGTTCAGTGAGCCAATCAAGGGCTACAAGGATGAAACGAATTTCTTCAATATCGTTGTAGATGGCAATTCCATCACGTCTACTGAAGGAAGTCTGGACGGGAAAACGATCATACTGAAAGTGCCGTCGCTCACTTCGGGCAAGATCGGAACAATCGCGTACACGAGCAGAGGCGCGGACTCGATCCGGGATTACAACAGCTTGTCACCAGACGAAGATGCGGTATTTACCTTCGGGGTGCAGTAA
- a CDS encoding DoxX family protein — MLITILQAVLGAFFIFTGTTIISGKMANEFKKLGLPSLFNFLTGFIEIVGAIGMIAGYWFPISALLAGLLLGTTMLVAAFMLIVVARDPFKKAIPAMLLSLLSYIIAIYML, encoded by the coding sequence ATGTTAATTACGATTTTGCAAGCGGTGTTGGGGGCATTCTTTATTTTCACAGGCACGACAATCATATCCGGAAAGATGGCAAATGAATTCAAAAAGCTTGGCCTTCCGTCTTTATTTAACTTTCTGACCGGTTTTATCGAGATCGTCGGGGCGATCGGCATGATTGCGGGATATTGGTTCCCAATCTCGGCCTTATTAGCAGGTTTGCTGCTGGGTACGACAATGCTGGTCGCTGCCTTTATGTTGATTGTGGTTGCAAGAGATCCGTTTAAGAAAGCGATTCCTGCAATGCTATTGAGCTTATTGTCCTATATTATCGCCATTTACATGCTATAG
- a CDS encoding MarR family winged helix-turn-helix transcriptional regulator gives MNLFDLTGFLIHQTDMKLTNFFVKKLKPYEVTPEQWGIISVLDSERAMTQKEVAEAIDRDQTTVVRMISSLEKKGMVKRLQNDHDKRSHDLFLSTKGMHLKTSLLPVVKEAHDVLTRNMTQDELAVLHETLHKLYINVKEE, from the coding sequence ATGAATTTATTTGATCTTACAGGCTTTCTTATCCATCAAACCGATATGAAACTTACAAATTTCTTTGTCAAGAAATTGAAGCCCTACGAAGTCACACCGGAACAATGGGGGATCATCAGCGTTCTTGATTCCGAACGGGCGATGACGCAGAAAGAGGTTGCCGAAGCGATAGACAGAGATCAAACCACGGTTGTCAGAATGATTTCTTCGCTCGAGAAGAAAGGCATGGTGAAGCGATTGCAGAACGACCACGACAAACGTTCCCATGACCTGTTTCTTAGCACCAAAGGGATGCATCTGAAAACGAGTCTTTTACCTGTTGTAAAAGAAGCGCATGATGTTCTGACCCGTAATATGACTCAGGATGAACTTGCTGTGCTACACGAAACACTTCATAAACTTTATATTAACGTAAAGGAGGAATAG
- a CDS encoding APC family permease, with amino-acid sequence MHNNVTLKRSLGLWSIVMLGLGYMAPMALFDTFGIVSGSTDGHVPVAYAIALIAMLFTAFSYGRMVKVYPSAGSAYTYTQKTMNPHLGFLVGWSSLLDYLLLPMVNTLLSQIYLSAIFPGVPKWIWVVAFVLVITCANIWSLTSIAKFNSLLVLYQVLIVVFFIILSVKELMHGAGYGSVLASGPLYDPDMRISALVIGATVLCFSFLGFDAVTTYSEETTNPAATIPKAIFLTALIGGLLFIIGSYFAHAVFPDVASFNDPDAASPEIALYVGGKVFQLFFLAASFASTVASGLSSHASVSRLLYVMGRDNVLPNKLFGYVHPRLRTPVVNIILVGLISMTALFFNLETASSFISFGALIAFTFVNLSVIVHYAWRRKMYSTVPAFLSHIVIPTIGAIFVFVLWFNLEHNSFMLGLGWAALGMIYLMYVTKGFRVSSVNVNIQFEEAG; translated from the coding sequence TTGCACAACAATGTAACATTAAAGCGGTCTCTAGGGCTTTGGTCGATTGTCATGCTTGGACTCGGCTATATGGCTCCGATGGCTTTGTTTGACACTTTTGGAATTGTATCGGGATCTACCGATGGACATGTGCCGGTCGCTTATGCGATTGCACTTATCGCCATGCTTTTTACGGCATTCAGTTACGGGAGAATGGTAAAGGTTTACCCAAGCGCAGGTTCAGCTTATACGTATACCCAAAAAACGATGAATCCTCATCTTGGTTTCTTGGTAGGCTGGTCATCCTTGCTCGATTATTTGCTTCTCCCGATGGTCAATACGCTGCTTTCGCAAATTTATCTCTCTGCTATATTTCCCGGCGTTCCGAAATGGATTTGGGTTGTAGCCTTCGTCCTGGTTATTACCTGCGCGAATATATGGAGCCTCACTTCAATTGCTAAGTTCAATTCATTATTGGTGCTCTATCAAGTGCTTATCGTTGTATTCTTTATCATTCTCTCAGTCAAGGAGTTAATGCATGGTGCAGGGTATGGAAGCGTTCTTGCTTCAGGACCTCTATATGATCCGGATATGCGAATCTCCGCCTTGGTCATTGGCGCTACGGTTCTGTGCTTCTCCTTTCTAGGTTTCGATGCAGTAACCACGTATTCGGAGGAAACCACTAATCCGGCTGCTACGATTCCTAAAGCGATTTTTCTTACGGCGCTCATTGGCGGGTTGTTATTTATCATCGGATCCTATTTTGCCCATGCGGTCTTCCCTGACGTTGCCAGCTTCAATGATCCCGACGCGGCTTCGCCCGAGATTGCCCTTTATGTTGGCGGAAAAGTGTTTCAGTTATTCTTTTTGGCAGCTTCATTCGCTTCTACCGTTGCATCTGGACTTTCCTCGCATGCAAGTGTCTCCCGCCTGCTGTATGTGATGGGCCGAGATAACGTACTGCCAAACAAGCTATTCGGTTACGTGCATCCACGGTTGAGAACGCCTGTCGTAAATATCATTCTTGTCGGACTGATCTCAATGACGGCTCTCTTCTTCAATTTGGAGACAGCGTCTTCTTTCATTAGCTTTGGGGCTCTAATTGCATTTACGTTCGTTAATCTGTCTGTAATTGTGCACTATGCATGGAGAAGGAAAATGTATTCAACTGTACCCGCCTTCCTCTCTCATATCGTTATCCCAACTATAGGTGCGATTTTCGTCTTTGTGCTGTGGTTTAATCTGGAACACAACTCCTTTATGCTTGGCCTCGGCTGGGCGGCATTAGGTATGATCTACCTTATGTATGTGACGAAAGGGTTCAGAGTCTCCTCCGTTAACGTCAACATACAATTCGAGGAGGCCGGCTAA